In one window of Lynx canadensis isolate LIC74 chromosome A3, mLynCan4.pri.v2, whole genome shotgun sequence DNA:
- the CA3H2orf92 gene encoding uncharacterized protein C2orf92 homolog, producing MDRVSTNGHISEKRNRKSFLFSRDINEQFSTEDNETLQEAVRTDTQNKDVPCVQLLDFLQRNIIIAAASVAGILVVTVLLLLVLTAYISRKKPLYPPANMTYNIFILNGKTWWQKYQEKNSRKQKGKQKQLKSKSCV from the exons ATGGATAGAGTGTCCACTAATG GTCACATTTCAGAGAAGAGGAATAGAAAATCCTTTCTATTCAGCAGGGATATAAATGAGCAATTTAGTACTGAAGATAATGAAACACTTCAAGAAGCAGTGAGGACAG aTACACAAAATAAGGATGTACCATGTGTGCAGCTTCTGGACTTCCTCCAGAGGAACATCATCATTGCTGCTGCCTCGGTGGCGGGAATCCTCGTGGTCACAGTGTTGTTGTTACTGGTGTTGACTGCATACATCAGTAGGAAAAAGCCATT ATATCCTCCAGCAAACAtgacatataatatttttatactgaATGGGAAGACTTGGTGGCAAAAGTATCAAGAAAAGAActccagaaaacaaaagggaaaacagaaacagtTGAAGTCCAAGTCCTGCGTCTAA